ATCGCAATTGAAGTGCTTATTTCAGATTTCACCAGTAAAATCTTCATAAGTTTGATAAGTGTGCTCAGAATCAGCTGCTCTTCCGGAATCTTATCATTTACCAATTGCTTTCCTGGTAACGTAAGATATTATGACCGTTCCCAGCGTATGAGGTACTAAATCCTGCCAACAAACCTGGAAATtcacaaaaacaaaacatcagTAGTTAACATTCTTGAATACATTCCCTCATACCTGTAAGGTATGCTTCCATCCACCGGTAGTGTGCGCCGTTTTTCCAAGCGAGAACACTCCAAATTTGGCCAGCGAATCCACCGTAGTAACTCCGACGTACCAGGGAATATCCTCCTCCAAATGCTTAATCATGTTGGTGTGCGTCATGCCGGGAACCACCGCTTGGCATTTGACACCTTTTCCACGCAGTTCGTGATTCAAAGCCAAGCTGAAGTTCGTAACGAAGGACTTCGCCGAAGAGTACATGTTTAGGAATGCAGCCGGCCGGTAACAACCGATAGAGGAAATGTTCACGATGATCCCACGCCTGCGATTTTTCATGCCCGGGAGCACAATCCGCGACATCATTACAGTGCTCAAAATGTTGATGTTGATCGTCGAGATAATTTCCTCCTCAGTATTACGGTGGAAGCTTTGCACAGCTGGATAGTAGCCAACGTTGTTTactaagaagaaagaatataaaactaATCCGTTTGAAGGAAGATTCGAAGCTTACCTAGAATCCCAATATCAAGATCTTGAATTTGATCGCTGATCGTTTTGTAAATCTCCGGTCCTTGAGAAAAATCAACAGCAACCCATCTGGTTTGAACGTTGTACCTCTCGTGAATTTCATTGGCCACCTTCATCAGCTTCGGTTCACTTCGTGAAAGAAGCATGATGTGCATGCCCTTGCTCGCAAGAATTTCCGCGTACCGTTTGCCGATACCATCGGTAGCACCAGTTATAACTGAGTGAATGAAATAGGTTAATCTTTGATTCGCCATAATTTATCTTAGATTGTACTCCAAACTATTAACCTGTATAATCATTACTCTTACccgtgatgatgatgatgacgatgaagtGATACTATATTACTGTCTACTGTAACACAACACCTTCCTGTAGCACTGAAATGAACTGAAAAGCGATTTGATcgagattatattattgtttgcaaTTGATTGATCTTTATTGTGAAGCAGCGAGACTAAGAAGCACAACCACGAGCTTAAACACTTGAGGAATATGCTAAAATCTTGTTGCACAGTCCAAACTTTACAAACAACAATAAAATCTTAATCTCGAATGACAGAATATACAATGTCCATGTCCTTTTTCTAAAACTTTCTATCTACTGGAGAAATATGAGTTAATGGATTTCAACTATGTATGAGCaaaatttcaaatctaattcaataaTTTAATGCAATGATAATGTTAGTATGTTAAGGATCGTGTATATTTTACGACGAGATACATCTAGTTCTAACAAAATTGGATTACAACTATCCAGAAGCTTCACTTTTTACAGCTTTGAAAAAAAGGAAAGTAAACCTGGCCCCTCCCATAACTACTGcaagcaggcttgtaaaatgtcatctgcatgtcatttgactaatttgctcataactttctttagaagcaaaatttcttccataattttgaatgtactcataacgcttgagtagggttatatttttgtccaagggtacattgctctaagtataacatcaaaagctggagagtgaaaactctccaaaatgtcacgtgtcatttgacataatgtcatttgaatgacattttgcctcccacgccccagattacatatttacagcaaagtctcgttagacaaagttgtaggcccatttaaccgctataagttcgtcatacaacatgaattgatagctaccttctgaaacaagttctgggaaaattatacaaacgaatgcaaatgacattttacaacactgactgCAAGTTATTGGGCTTACCTGGGATTTAGTGTTGTCGGACAGAAGGGACAGGGAGCTCTGTTAATTTTCTATAAAAGCTACTAAATTATCCGCAAGCAGACTACCAAATCGAACGTGTGCTGCTCAAAGGGCACTAGGCAAGACCCTGTACCAACCTGGATATCTGTTTGGCTACAACGTCGTTACACCTATGCTAGCGATCAAAAGTCTTGGCCGACGTTCTTCCAGTTTTCCCGAAAGTTCAAGGCCTCAGGTCTGATTCCGCCGCATGAAGCCCGAAATCGTCGGCCTCTTCCAATTCTCTCTTTTCTGTCATTTGCACTAAGTGCCAGCCAACTGAAGACAAACCACTCACACACCCACCTCCCCCGAACTCCGAACACACACGCCAACAGTATTCATCATACTAGCTCCAACGTGCCTAAATCTCCATATGCTACTGCAACACTTGTACTGCTGCCTGTTTTGAATAGTCGGGCCTTAAGACCGGACGCCATGACCCCACCGGAACTACCGTATTCGACACACAGTGAGCGAAGATGCGACAAAAGAGAGCCTGCCCAGATCCCCTGGTGGCCGACCCCCCTCAGTGGTCTGGGAAACACCCCTCGGTACCTGGGATAGACGGACGAGGGACGCCTTTCCCCCTGCAAGCCAGTCAAACGCAAAGTCTATAGTTAGGCATGCTCGGAATGCTTTCTCTGGCTTTTACCCGGATTTTCCGACGCTGATTGTATAACCGGCTTTGCTGGAAACACATTTTCAGGATGTAAGTTCCATTGTTCTCGGCCGCTTTCAGGGCAGCCCGAGGACACCAACCCGGGTAATAAATTCCAACAGGTACAGCATCTCAAGCATCCTAGGCACTCCAGCCTAGGCTATAAGTCCTGCTTCTTCCAGCAATGTAGTCCAGCTCTCCCCTCCGACCCTATTGTCGGTTATGAGAAATATCTCAACCAGTTAGTACATAGTTCTCCCGTCGATCACAGTATCCCATCTGACACCTCCGAAGGACCTCAACCCAACAAATAAC
The nucleotide sequence above comes from Armigeres subalbatus isolate Guangzhou_Male chromosome 3, GZ_Asu_2, whole genome shotgun sequence. Encoded proteins:
- the LOC134219206 gene encoding inactive hydroxysteroid dehydrogenase-like protein 1, which gives rise to MHIMLLSRSEPKLMKVANEIHERYNVQTRWVAVDFSQGPEIYKTISDQIQDLDIGILVNNVGYYPAVQSFHRNTEEEIISTININILSTVMMSRIVLPGMKNRRRGIIVNISSIGCYRPAAFLNMYSSAKSFVTNFSLALNHELRGKGVKCQAVVPGMTHTNMIKHLEEDIPWYVGVTTVDSLAKFGVFSLGKTAHTTGGWKHTLQVCWQDLVPHTLGTVIISYVTRKAIGK